The genomic interval GGAGCCGGCGGTCGAGGCCGCCGTACTCGCGACGTGCAACCGCATCGAGCTGTACGCCGACGTGGACAAGTTCCACGCCGGTGTCGCCGAGCTGTCCACGCTGCTCGCGCAGCACAGCGGCGTCGGGCTCGAAGAGCTCACTCCGTATCTCTATGTGCACTACGAGGACCGGGCCGTCCACCACCTCTTCTCGGTGGCGTGCGGGCTGGACTCGATGGTCGTGGGCGAGGGCCAGATCCTCGGCCAGATCAAGGACGCGCTCGCGCTGGGGCAGGAGCTCCACACCGCGGGCCGGCTCCTCAACGACCTCTTCCAGCAGGCGCTGCGCGTCGGCAAGCGGGCGCACTCCGAGACCGGCATCGACCGGGCCGGGCAGTCGCTCGTCACCTTCGGTCTTGAGCAGCTCGCGGCCGGTGAGCCGGTCGACGAGTGGACGGCGGGCAAGCGCGCGCTGGTGATCGGCGCGGGCTCGATGTCCTCGCTGGCCGCGGCGACGCTCCTACGTACCGGAGTGGCCGAGGTCGTCATCGCCAACCGCACTCAGGCGCGGGCCGAGCGGCTGGCGGAGATCCTCACGGAGTCCGGTGGCGTGGCGCGTGCGGTGCCGATGGCCGATGTGGCACGGGAGCTGACACGAGTCGACATCGCCGTGTCGTGCACCGGTGCGACCGGTCTCGTCCTGACGGCCGAGAGCGTCGCGACGGCGCTCGGCGTGTCGCTCGACGTGGCGACGCGGGATCGTGGCCGGGACCGTGCGGAGACGCCGGTGGCTCATGGTGCTGGTGCGTCGGATGGTGCCGATGTGGCGCCTGGCTGCCCGCTCGACGCCGAGGCCCGGGCCGAGGCCGGTTCCGGTGCCGCCGTGCCGCAGGCCCGGCAGAGCACCGACGCCGGTTCGCTCGAACTGCACGGCGCCTGGGCCGACAACGGCACCGCCGTCATGCAGGGCCGCGTACGCGAGCAGGGCGGCGTACCCCGTCGTGGGCCCACCCGGCTCGCGCTGCTCGACCTCGCCATGCCGCGGGACATCGACGGCGGCGTGCACCGGCTCGACGGTGTACGGCTCGTGGACATCGAGTCGCTGGCCGACGCTTCCGCCGACGCGCCGATGGCCGCCGATGTGGACCAGGTGCGGACCATCGTGTCCGACGAGGTCGCGGCCTTCGGCGCCGCCCAGCGCGCCGCGCAGATCACGCCCACGGTCGTGGCCCTGCGCAGCATGGCCGCCGACGTGGTGACGAACGAGGTCACCCGGCTCGAAGGCCGGCTTCCCGGACTGGACGACAAGCAGCGCGCCGAGATCACGCAGACCGTGCGCCGC from Streptomyces spiramyceticus carries:
- a CDS encoding glutamyl-tRNA reductase; this encodes MSLLVVGLSHRSAPVSVLERASLAADTQAKLLQDTLASEPAVEAAVLATCNRIELYADVDKFHAGVAELSTLLAQHSGVGLEELTPYLYVHYEDRAVHHLFSVACGLDSMVVGEGQILGQIKDALALGQELHTAGRLLNDLFQQALRVGKRAHSETGIDRAGQSLVTFGLEQLAAGEPVDEWTAGKRALVIGAGSMSSLAAATLLRTGVAEVVIANRTQARAERLAEILTESGGVARAVPMADVARELTRVDIAVSCTGATGLVLTAESVATALGVSLDVATRDRGRDRAETPVAHGAGASDGADVAPGCPLDAEARAEAGSGAAVPQARQSTDAGSLELHGAWADNGTAVMQGRVREQGGVPRRGPTRLALLDLAMPRDIDGGVHRLDGVRLVDIESLADASADAPMAADVDQVRTIVSDEVAAFGAAQRAAQITPTVVALRSMAADVVTNEVTRLEGRLPGLDDKQRAEITQTVRRVVDKLLHAPTVRVKQLASEPGGAGYADALRELFDLDPQTVAAVSRADLNDTDGGNRGRA